The Chitinispirillales bacterium genome has a window encoding:
- a CDS encoding STAS domain-containing protein codes for MDDKVKGNVLVCTDDVGVCKIKLVGSVRYDSSMKGFMDFVKAEIIDKDIEDVIIDMRDCEYIDSSDIGVLAQIGLTQQEKGAKKPIIIYSGPKEASSVLQAITDVNVNSLFEIFVDAEVGNDNYNELKNSYCNQHEFSKLMYKNHKLLSDLNESNRKRFESVLKYLGESASLSDRKTKHIPKITK; via the coding sequence ATGGATGATAAGGTCAAAGGTAATGTATTAGTTTGTACTGATGATGTCGGCGTATGTAAAATCAAACTTGTCGGGAGTGTCCGGTATGATTCAAGTATGAAAGGGTTTATGGATTTTGTAAAAGCCGAGATTATTGACAAAGACATAGAAGATGTCATTATTGATATGAGGGATTGTGAATATATAGATAGTTCAGATATAGGCGTTTTAGCGCAGATAGGATTAACGCAGCAGGAAAAAGGGGCGAAAAAACCGATAATCATTTATTCCGGTCCAAAAGAAGCGTCAAGTGTTTTACAGGCGATCACGGATGTTAATGTAAATTCTCTTTTTGAGATTTTTGTTGATGCAGAAGTCGGAAATGATAATTATAATGAATTAAAAAATTCTTATTGCAATCAGCATGAATTTTCAAAATTAATGTATAAAAATCACAAACTTTTAAGTGATTTGAATGAATCTAATAGAAAAAGGTTTGAATCGGTTTTAAAGTATTTGGGAGAATCCGCTTCTTTGTCTGATAGAAAAACTAAACATATTCCGAAAATTACCAAATAA
- a CDS encoding Hsp33 family molecular chaperone HslO: MPDYLLKAISKSGKIRAYAAITTDTVNCACKIQNPAALSEIILGNVLTAAGLVAGTLKGKRDRVSLSFRGNGRIGKAISEATSDGKIRGYTANPQTEFVAGGNVKTQLNQSVGTASLLTVTKDLGLKQPYSGTINCITGDIGADVAYYFTQSEQIPSAVAVSTIPNEKNSAVVSGGYLIQKIPDGDDFTKDDTSELDVIIQNINYGISFNSMLERNFTPEKILKNLFSDVKYEILDSINLSFECTCSKEMSLSAMRLFDDETKKEIIALNEKIEIVCEFCKNIYYISSVDLK, translated from the coding sequence ATGCCGGATTATCTACTAAAAGCAATCTCAAAATCGGGGAAAATAAGGGCGTATGCGGCAATTACGACCGATACGGTAAATTGCGCCTGCAAAATTCAAAATCCCGCGGCGCTTTCAGAAATTATTCTGGGGAACGTCCTTACCGCAGCCGGACTTGTTGCAGGAACGCTAAAAGGAAAACGTGACAGGGTTTCGCTTTCGTTTCGTGGGAACGGAAGAATCGGCAAAGCGATCTCGGAAGCGACATCTGACGGTAAAATTCGCGGATATACCGCAAATCCGCAGACAGAATTTGTCGCCGGGGGCAATGTGAAAACACAACTGAATCAAAGTGTCGGAACGGCGTCTCTGCTTACCGTGACAAAAGATTTGGGACTTAAACAGCCATATTCTGGGACGATAAATTGCATAACCGGAGACATAGGCGCTGACGTCGCTTATTATTTTACGCAATCCGAGCAAATTCCAAGCGCCGTTGCAGTTTCGACAATTCCAAACGAAAAAAATAGCGCCGTAGTATCTGGGGGATATTTGATTCAAAAAATTCCTGACGGCGATGATTTTACAAAAGACGATACTTCTGAATTAGATGTAATTATTCAAAATATAAATTACGGAATTTCGTTTAATTCTATGCTTGAAAGAAATTTTACGCCGGAAAAAATTTTAAAAAATTTATTTTCAGATGTAAAATATGAGATTCTGGATAGTATAAATTTATCTTTTGAATGCACTTGCAGTAAGGAAATGTCGCTTTCGGCTATGCGACTGTTTGACGATGAAACAAAGAAAGAAATTATTGCTTTAAACGAGAAAATTGAAATTGTTTGTGAATTTTGCAAAAACATTTATTATATTTCATCTGTGGATTTAAAGTAA
- a CDS encoding fructose-1,6-bisphosphatase has product MRNEYLKLLAQSYPTVDAVCTEIINLQAILSLPKGTEHFISDIHGEYEAFSHILRNSSGIIRSKLERLFEKEMTEKQIRELATLIYYPKEKLALIRKEKIDLSEWYLITLHRLIRFFSAVSEKYTRSKVKKTLPKEFSFIIDELVYEHKGEKENYYDNIIREIINLDRADAFIVALAETIQIFAVDHLHIIGDIFDRGPLAHKIMDVLTKYHHVDIQWGNHDVIWMGAAAGSDICVAEVLRISLRYGNFTTIEQGYGISLRPLAVFALRTYVKDECVIYQPKTESGMFSEREKRELAKMHKAIAIIRFKLEGELIMRRPKWNLEKRLLLSKIDYLRNVITIDNVEYPINDKDGFCTIDPNAPYKLTAAERELMEEMKNAFTQSEKLQFHARFLFSHGSMYLCMNDNLLFHGCIPLNPDGTLKEIEMFGKKYKGKELFDNFDKYARQGFFSTDAKSKLLGQDLLWYLWSGENSPIFAKDKMATFERYYISDKELHVEKKNPYYDYRDNEAVCDKILLEFGLDPQYSHIINGHIPVKVKKGEKPSKANGKLMVIDGGFSKAYHSITGIGGYTLIFNSWGISLVSHEPFSSTEDAILHGTDIVSTRDIVEFNRKRILICDTDVGLELKEKINNLRELLATYRNGTISEEKK; this is encoded by the coding sequence ATGCGTAACGAATATTTGAAATTATTGGCGCAATCTTATCCGACCGTGGATGCGGTTTGTACGGAAATAATAAATTTACAGGCAATTTTGTCGCTTCCTAAAGGGACGGAACATTTTATCAGCGATATTCACGGCGAATACGAGGCGTTTAGTCACATTTTGCGCAACTCTTCGGGGATTATCCGTTCAAAGTTAGAACGACTTTTTGAAAAGGAAATGACCGAAAAACAAATTCGCGAACTTGCGACTTTAATTTATTATCCTAAAGAAAAATTAGCGCTGATTCGTAAGGAAAAAATTGATTTGTCGGAATGGTATTTAATAACTCTTCACCGTCTAATAAGATTTTTCAGCGCCGTTTCCGAAAAATATACACGCTCAAAAGTAAAAAAAACGTTGCCTAAAGAATTTTCGTTCATAATTGACGAATTGGTTTATGAACATAAAGGCGAAAAAGAAAATTATTACGACAATATAATTCGAGAAATAATAAATCTTGACCGAGCGGACGCTTTTATTGTCGCTCTTGCCGAGACAATTCAGATTTTTGCGGTTGACCATCTTCATATAATCGGAGATATTTTTGATAGAGGTCCGCTTGCTCACAAAATTATGGATGTTCTTACTAAATATCATCATGTCGATATTCAGTGGGGAAATCACGACGTCATTTGGATGGGCGCCGCCGCCGGCAGCGATATTTGCGTGGCGGAAGTTTTGCGGATTTCGCTTAGATACGGCAATTTCACGACAATTGAGCAAGGGTACGGAATCTCTTTACGCCCTCTTGCTGTCTTTGCTTTGCGTACATATGTAAAAGATGAATGCGTTATATATCAGCCGAAAACCGAAAGCGGTATGTTTTCGGAACGCGAAAAACGCGAACTTGCCAAAATGCACAAGGCGATTGCGATAATTCGTTTCAAACTTGAGGGCGAGTTGATTATGCGTCGTCCGAAATGGAATTTGGAAAAACGGCTTTTGCTTTCAAAAATCGACTATTTGAGAAACGTTATAACAATTGATAACGTTGAATACCCCATAAACGATAAAGATGGGTTTTGTACAATTGATCCTAACGCTCCTTACAAACTGACTGCAGCCGAGCGGGAATTGATGGAAGAAATGAAAAACGCTTTTACTCAAAGTGAAAAATTACAGTTTCACGCGAGGTTTTTGTTTTCGCATGGAAGTATGTATTTGTGTATGAACGATAATTTGCTGTTTCACGGATGTATTCCATTAAATCCTGACGGAACGTTGAAAGAAATTGAAATGTTCGGGAAAAAATACAAAGGTAAAGAACTTTTTGACAATTTTGATAAATATGCGCGGCAGGGTTTTTTTTCAACTGATGCAAAATCCAAATTACTCGGACAGGATTTACTATGGTATTTATGGTCGGGAGAAAATTCTCCGATTTTTGCAAAAGATAAAATGGCGACTTTTGAACGGTATTATATAAGCGATAAAGAACTTCACGTCGAAAAGAAAAATCCTTATTACGATTATCGCGACAACGAAGCGGTTTGCGACAAAATTCTTTTGGAATTCGGATTAGACCCGCAATACTCGCACATAATAAACGGGCATATTCCCGTAAAAGTGAAAAAAGGCGAGAAACCAAGTAAGGCAAACGGAAAACTTATGGTTATTGATGGCGGATTCTCAAAAGCGTATCACTCGATCACGGGCATCGGCGGTTATACTTTAATTTTCAATTCATGGGGAATATCGCTTGTTTCACACGAACCGTTTTCATCTACCGAAGACGCAATTTTGCACGGAACGGACATTGTTTCCACCCGTGATATTGTTGAGTTTAACCGAAAACGAATTTTGATTTGCGATACCGACGTCGGTTTGGAATTGAAGGAAAAAATAAACAACTTACGCGAATTACTTGCGACATATCGCAACGGAACAATTAGCGAAGAGAAGAAATAA